A region of Argentina anserina chromosome 5, drPotAnse1.1, whole genome shotgun sequence DNA encodes the following proteins:
- the LOC126794862 gene encoding phosphatidylinositol transfer protein CSR1, translating to MELRLCNPFRHMIPLSSIVSNQITSSSRHRSLSVRSSNLDTKESRKLVLEVKEKLEKDYRSLPVGKNGRDDEDLILWFLKDRKFSVQESVEKLHKAIKWRQEFGVSKLSEDSVKSIAKTGKAYVHDFLDVNGRPVLIVDAAKDFPGVHDSLENEKLCVFLIEKALSAIPEGREEILGIFDLRGFGTANSDLKFITFLFDVFYYYYPKRLGQVLFVDAPFIFKPIWQLAKPLLKSYASLVRFCSVETVRTEYFTEATLLAKFRD from the exons ATGGAGCTCCGCCTCTGTAACCCATTTCGTCACATGATTCCTCTTTCTTCAATTGTCTCCAATCAAATTACATCTTCATCCCGACATCGTAGCTTATCGGTTCGAAGCTCCAACTTAGACACCAAAGAATCACGCAAG CTAGTTTTAGAGGTGAAGGAGAAGCTTGAGAAAGACTATCGGAGTCTTCCAGTTGGCAAAAATGGAAGAGATGATGAGGACTTGATTCTATGGTTTCTCAAGGACCGGAAGTTTTCTGTGCAAGAATCAGTTGAGAAGTTGCACAAAGCAATT AAATGGCGTCAAGAATTTGGAGTGTCTAAGTTGTCTGAAGATTCAGTGAAGAGCATTGCTAAAACTGGAAAAGCTTATGTGCACGACTTTCTGGATGTTAATGGTAGACCAGTTCTCATAGTGGATGCTGCTAAGGATTTTCCTGGT GTGCATGATTCTCTTGAGAATGAGAAGCTCTGCGTATTTTTGATTGAGAAGGCATTAAGTGCCATTCCTGAAGGGAGAGAAGAAATACTTGGTATCTTTGATCTCCGAGGCTTTGGTACAGCGAATTCTGATTTGAAGTTTATAACATTTCTG TTTGATGTATTCTACTATTATTACCCAAAGCGATTGGGCCAAGTCCTGTTTGTGGATGCTCCATTTATATTCAAGCCAATTTGGCAGCTTGCAAAGCCATTGTTGAAATCATATGCTTCATTG GTGAGGTTTTGCTCCGTGGAGACTGTCAGGACAGAATATTTTACAGAAGCAACACTACTGGCCAAATTTAGAGACTGA
- the LOC126795378 gene encoding putative pentatricopeptide repeat-containing protein At3g16710, mitochondrial, whose translation MATDSAVDDVEQQPEDLREVLDLMFTEEALIRNTIKMVEGLLREGYLNVALEIGAKVQDTNEVPRVVTDTAVIEYYINAAGDRTKDALKVFNHMLVSGVQVQPNAYTYAVIIKALAAADLEKNLDFVGYAKRYFVEMLDRGMQPSEETYEAVLNGIGRRENRANAEEERREFVENVKAKGFKLVFQKESEKMANPPQLKSEMDMLKEHVMKVFEDVIRDFEDENEQRRFRQMAEDYDSLSATAFNFYDALVGKGLIEEAKELFKPLFETAILPDEAVFTICILFSKTTSDALRVYEHMLAYGITTSSCTYNVLIAKLSLDDNFTGHAKKYYLEMLDKGMKPCLMTSLALFKGIACLESLENGEEFFEQVKLKEVLPCVEGREHRFTKLMKAFQAFDNLQKKTTDKHIQKILSKFSDEGFGKHASKIFCAMVEDGNVSEAMDLFQSTAETRINPMVIVYTTVIEGYIKCNKNKDALQTYLDMLAAGLAPNSYVYSVLIKGLAVDANFLGDAKKYLIEMVDKQMLPNAAAYTAVFESFTQEDQKGEEEGKEFLKVMVTKGFVPDAEAVKKVLKGRPTHVIRRVMSIILSKLE comes from the coding sequence ATGGCGACCGATTCGGCAGTCGATGACGTGGAGCAGCAGCCGGAGGACTTGCGAGAGGTGCTGGATTTGATGTTTACCGAGGAAGCTCTGATCAGAAATACAATCAAGATGGTGGAGGGTTTGTTGAGGGAAGGCTATTTGAATGTGGCTTTGGAGATTGGGGCCAAGGTTCAGGACACCAATGAGGTGCCCAGGGTTGTCACTGACACTGCTGTCATCGAGTACTATATCAATGCCGCCGGGGACAGGACTAAGGATGCTCTCAAAGTGTTCAATCACATGTTGGTTTCAGGAGTGCAAGTGCAACCGAATGCCTACACATATGCTGTTATCATCAAGGCACTTGCTGCTGCTGACCTTGAGAAGAACCTTGATTTTGTTGGCTATGCTAAAAGGTACTTTGTGGAGATGTTGGACAGGGGAATGCAGCCCAGTGAGGAGACTTATGAGGCTGTGTTGAATGGCATTGGCCGCCGTGAGAACAGGGCTAACGCTGAGGAGGAGCGCAGAGAGTTTGTGGAGAATGTGAAAGCAAAGGGGTTTAAGCTGGTGTTCCAGAAGGAGTCCGAGAAGATGGCTAATCCTCCACAGTTGAAGTCAGAGATGGATATGCTTAAGGAACATGTGATGAAGGTGTTTGAGGATGTCATCAGAGATTTTGAAGATGAGAACGAGCAAAGGAGATTCAGGCAGATGGCAGAGGACTATGACTCACTGAGCGCAACTGCATTTAACTTTTATGATGCTTTGGTAGGAAAAGGGCTtattgaggaagccaaggagCTCTTTAAGCCTTTGTTTGAGACAGCCATACTTCCAGACGAGGCTGTTTTTACCATCTGCATTCTTTTTAGCAAGACCACCAGTGATGCTCTGAGGGTGTATGAGCACATGTTAGCTTATGGAATCACCACCAGCTCCTGCACCTACAATGTACTCATTGCGAAACTTTCTCTTGATGATAATTTCACTGGGCATGCCAAGAAGTATTACCTGGAAATGTTGGACAAGGGTATGAAGCCCTGTTTGATGACCAGCTTGGCTTTGTTTAAAGGCATTGCTTGCCTGGAGTCATTGGAAAATGGTGAGGAGTTTTTTGAGCAAGTAAAGCTCAAAGAGGTTTTACCTTGTGTTGAAGGTCGTGAACACCGTTTCACTAAGCTAATGAAGGCATTTCAGGCGTTCGACAATCTCCAAAAGAAAACCACTGACAAACATATTCAAAAAATTTTAAGCAAGTTTTCAGATGAAGGTTTTGGGAAACATGCTTCGAAAATATTCTGTGCCATGGTTGAAGATGGCAATGTCAGCGAGGCAATGGATCTCTTTCAATCGACAGCTGAGACTCGTATCAATCCCATGGTCATAGTCTACACAACTGTTATTGAAGGTTACATCAAATGTAACAAGAACAAGGATGCTCTTCAGACCTACCTGGACATGTTAGCAGCTGGACTTGCACCTAACTCCTACGTCTACAGTGTTTTAATCAAGGGACTTGCTGTTGATGCCAACTTCCTTGGAGATGCCAAGAAGTATTTGATTGAGATGGTGGATAAGCAGATGCTTCCAAATGCTGCTGCCTACACTgcagtatttgagagttttacccAGGAGGACCAGAAAGGTGAGGAAGAGGGAAAAGAGTTTCTAAAGGTCATGGTGACAAAGGGGTTTGTCCCTGATGCCGAGGCTGTGAAGAAGGTTTTAAAGGGCAGACCAACACATGTAATTCGCAGGGTCATGAGCATTATCCTTTCCAAGTTGGAGTAG